A genomic window from Punica granatum isolate Tunisia-2019 chromosome 2, ASM765513v2, whole genome shotgun sequence includes:
- the LOC116196541 gene encoding probable arabinosyltransferase ARAD2 gives MPLKNPNSSIVPSTLPKLCSVHSAFLTFTLLVFTVTILFFLKSPPQSHPSPLLSRSTSKEPNEFIRVYLAELPRSLNYGLLEEYWSSSYVDSRAASDPDHGFGKMNSPKPTKFPPYPESPLVKQYSAEYWILGDLMTPQELRTNSFAKRVFTAEEADVIFVPFFATLSAEMQLGKDKVKFRKKEGNEDYKRQREVLDLVRNSEAWKKSGGRDHVFVLTDPVAMWHVREEIAPAVLLVVDFGGWFRLDSKSLNGNSSDMIQHTQVSLLKDVIVPYTYLLPRLHPSKNQRRQTLLYFKGAKHRHRGGVIREKLWDLLANEPGVVMEEGFPNATGREQSIKGMRTSEFCLHPAGDTPTSCRLFDAIESLCIPVIVSDNIELPFEGMLDYSEFSVFISFSDALKPKWLLSHLRSFSDKQKDQFRKKIAEIQEVFEYDNGHWGGIGPIPPDGAVNHIWRKVHQKVPLIREAMIREKRKPPGVSIPLRCHCT, from the exons ATGCCTCTGAAGAACCCTAACTCCTCCATTGTTCCTTCCACCCTACCAAAACTTTGCTCAGTTCACTCCGCATTTCTCACTTTCACTTTGCTAGTCTTTACCGTAACcattcttttcttcctgaagTCCCCTCCTCAATCCCATCCTTCTCCCCTTCTTTCCCGAAGCACCTCTAAGGAACCCAACGAGTTTATCAGAGTCTACCTCGCTGAACTGCCGAGGTCCcttaactatggcctcctcgAAGAGTACTGGTCATCATCTTATGTCGATTCACGTGCTGCCAGTGATCCAGACCATGGATTTGGGAAGATGAATTCGCCCAAACCCACCAAGTTCCCGCCGTACCCCGAGAGCCCTTTGGTCAAGCAGTACAGTGCTGAGTATTGGATATTGGGTGATTTGATGACACCTCAAGAATTGAGGACAAATTCTTTTGCGAAAAGGGTTTTCACGGCAGAGGAGGCAGATGTTATTTTCGTGCCTTTCTTTGCAACACTGAGTGCAGAGATGCAGTTGGGGAAGGACAAAGTGAAGTTCAGGAAGAAGGAGGGCAATGAGGATTACAAGAGGCAGAGAGAGGTACTTGATTTAGTGAGAAATTCTGAGGCATGGAAGAAGTCTGGTGGACGAGATCACGTCTTTGTTCTCACTG ATCCAGTTGCAATGTGGCATGTAAGGGAGGAGATAGCCCCAGCTGTTCTCTTGGTTGTAGATTTTGGTGGATGGTTTAGGCTCGACTCAAAGTCTTTGAATGGAAACTCATCAGACATGATACAGCACACTCAAGTTTCGCTCCTCAAGGATGTTATTGTACCTTACACTTATTTGCTCCCCAGACTACATCCATCCAAAAATCAGAGACGCCAGACCCTTCTCTATTTTAAAGGGGCTAAACATCGACATCGG GGAGGTGTTATTCGAGAAAAACTGTGGGACCTGTTGGCGAATGAGCCCGGCGTTGTCATGGAAGAAGGCTTCCCAAATGCCACTGGGAGAGAACAGTCGATCAAAGGAATGAGAACGTCTGAATTCTGCTTACACCCAGCTGGGGACACCCCTACTTCATGCCGACTCTTTGATGCCATTGAGAGCCTCTGTATACCCGTTATCGTGAGTGACAACATCGAACTTCCATTCGAAGGGATGTTGGACTACTCGGAATTCTCtgtctttatttctttttccgaTGCTTTGAAACCCAAGTGGCTATTGAGCCATCTCAGGAGTTTCTCGGACAAGCAGAAGGATCAGTTCCGTAAGAAGATTGCTGAGATTCAGGAAGTTTTCGAATACGATAATGGTCATTGGGGTGGTATTGGACCAATCCCACCTGATGGTGCAGTGAACCACATATGGAGAAAGGTCCATCAGAAGGTTCCATTGATCAGAGAGGCGATGATTCGGGAGAAGAGGAAACCACCAGGTGTCTCGATTCCTCTTCGTTGTCATTGTACTTAA
- the LOC116196542 gene encoding photosynthetic NDH subunit of subcomplex B 5, chloroplastic has product MAVSVLSASSVPKLCSNAKPVDIRSGILNSSTRTRVFFFQPHEEVLSCRSRRRDSTRLNMGLSEIEPDLNEDPRDRWATNSVHPDDFDYGKYDGHHTYYEGEEEKGTFWGAIADDIKAVEAPTGFQGIISWLFLPAVAVAMYFNAPTEYLYIGAALFTVVFCIIEMDKPDKPHNFEPQIYNMEPGARDKLIADYNTMDIWDFNEKYGDLWDFTVKKDDITKR; this is encoded by the exons ATGGCGGTCTCTGTTCTCTCTGCAAGTTCAGTCCCAAAGCTCTGCTCCAATGCAAAACCAGTTGACATCAGGTCTGGGATCTTAAACTCGAGTACCCGAACACgggtcttcttcttccaacCGCACGAGGAGGTTTTGAGCTGTAGGAGCCGGAGAAGAGACTCTACCAGATTGAACATGGGACTGTCTGAGATCGAGCCCGACCTCAACGAGGACCCAAGAGACCGTTGGGCCACCAACAGTGTTCACCCC GATGATTTCGATTATGGGAAGTATGATGGGCACCATACGTACTacgaaggagaagaagagaaag GAACCTTCTGGGGAGCAATTGCAGATGATATCAAGGCAGTCGAGGCCCCGACCGGTTTTCAAG GGATTATTTCGTGGCTCTTCCTTCCAGCAGTTGCTGTGGCAATGTACTTCAATGCTCCG ACGGAGTACTTGTACATCGGAGCAGCTTTATTTACGGTGGTCTTCTGCATAATCGAGATGGACAAGCCCGACAAGCCCCATAACTTCGAGCCTCAAATATACAACATGGAACCGGGGGCTCGGGACAAGCTCATAGCCGACTACAACACCATGGATATCTGGGATTTCAACGAGAAGTACGGAGACCTATGGGACTTCACGGTGAAAAAGGATGATATAACCAAGAGATAG
- the LOC116195439 gene encoding acylamino-acid-releasing enzyme-like isoform X1, with protein MATLLHHFCSSSTFSNGCVKNPLQFQIRPVSFRFIFPPHPRRISLSPHRRLLVSFSMDSHGAGYPKEAPFGVDMAMEEEYAAQSKLLQDFVSICNIERAWTFKSENGKGSMGMFSVSQPNLLANKRKKFIISAHISKERTEAPTFQWSPFPVEMTGVSTIVPSPSGSKLLVVRNADNECPTQFEIWSHCQLENEFQIAQSVHGSVYTDGWFEGISWNSEENLIAYVAEVPAPPKPTFNSNGYKKGGSNEKDCSSWKGQGEFEEEWGETYAGKRQPGIFVINLESGEVRTLGGISKSLSVGQVVWAPEIEGIHQYLVFVGWSADKRKLGIKYCYNRPCALYSGRSPFHCEANEVESKNNVAEDFPLCNLTPSISSACHPRFSPDGKYLLFLSCKSSVDSGAHSATNSLHRIHWLIDGKLNSSETLYDVIPIIMNSEEGSFPGLYCLSLLKNPWLSDGRTMVLTSIWGSIEVILTVDVLSGNVSRVSPVKSNSSWSILALDRDNILAVTSSPVDVPQINYGLLIENSIGGDSWRWWDISSPIFKCSEKVKKSLSTLQFNIMKIPVKDVSDCRTKGATKPYEAIFVSSEATNPLIVILHGGPHSVSLASFTKSSAFLSSLGFNLLIVNYRGSLGFGEEALQSLLGRIGSQDVNDVIAAIDHLIHSGLTNPSKIAVLGGSHGGFLTTHLIGQAPDRFAAAAARNPVCNLALMTGTTDIPDWCYVESCGPSWKENYTEAPSAEHLSLFHSKSPISHISKVKTPTLFLLGAQDLRVPVSNGLQYARALKERGVDCKIIVFPSDVHSIDKPQSDFESFLNIGVWFKKYCT; from the exons ATGGCGACACTGCTCCACCACTTCTGCAGCAGCTCCACCTTCTCCAATGGCTGCGTGAAGAACCCGCTCCAATTCCAAATTCGACCTGTCTCCTTCCGTTTTATATTTCCTCCTCACCCTCGACGCATTTCTCTCTCCCCACA TAGAAGGCTGCTGGTTTCATTTTCTATGGATTCTCACGGGGCTGGTTATCCAAAGGAGGCACCTTTTGGTGTGGACAtggcaatggaagaagaataTGCTGCTCAGTCGAAAttgcttcaggacttcgttAGCATATGCAATATCGAACGGGCTTGGACTTTCAAATCTGAAAATG GAAAAGGATCGATGGGAATGTTTTCAGTCAGCCAACCGAATCTTCTTGCAAACAAGAGGAAGAAATTTATCATATCTGCTCATATTTCGAAAGAGCGTACTGAAGCCCCAACGTTTCAGTGGTCCCCTTTTCCTGTGGAGATGACAGGTGTATCCACAATTGTTCCTTCTCCCTCGGGTTCAAAGCTCCTCGTGGTTCGAAACGCCGATAATGAATGTCCCACGCAATTTGAGATCTGGAGTCACTGCCAGCTTGAAAATGAGTTCCAAATCGCCCAGTCTGTTCATGGTTCTGTCTACACTGATGGATG GTTTGAGGGTATATCTTGGAACTCAGAAGAGAATCTTATTGCCTATGTTGCTGAAGTGCCTGCTCCCCCAAAGCCCACCTTCAATAGTAATGGGTATAAGAAAGGTGGCTCAAATGAAAAGGACTGCAGCAGCTGGAAAGGTCAGGGGGAGTTTGAAGAGGAATGGGGTGAAACCTACGCGGGAAAAAGACAACCTGGGATCTTTGTCATTAACCTCGAAAG TGGCGAAGTGCGAACTCTTGGAGGGATTTCGAAGTCTTTAAGTGTTGGCCAAGTTGTGTGGGCCCCAGAAATAGAAGGAATTCATCAATATTTGGTTTTTGTTGGGTGGTCAGCCGATAAAAGAAAACTTGGTATAAAGTACTGCTACAATAGGCCTTGTGCATTATACTCAGGCAGGTCCCCTTTCCATTGTGAAGCTAATGAAGTTGAATCTAA AAACAACGTGGCCGAAGATTTTCCTTTGTGTAACCTGACTCCAAGCATAAGCAGTGCCTGCCATCCACGGTTTAG TCCCGACGGAAAGTATCTTCTGTTCTTATCTTGTAAGAGCTCAGTGGATTCTGGGGCTCACTCGGCGACAAATTCACTTCATAGAATACATTGGCTCATTGATGGAAAGTTGAATTCTTCAGAGACACTTTACGATGTG ATTCCCATTATCATGAATTCAGAAGAAGGATCCTTTCCCGGTCTATACTGCTTAAGCCTTCTTAAGAATCCATGGCTTTCTGATGGTCGCACAATGGTGTTGACTTCCATATGGGGCAGTATTGAAGTGATACTCACAGTCGATGTGTTGAG TGGGAATGTATCACGTGTGAGCCCAGTTAAGTCAAACTCTTCATGGAGTATTCTTGCGTTGGACAGGGACAATATCCTTGCTG TGACTAGCAGTCCAGTAGATGTTCCCCAGATCAATTACGGTCTTCTTATTGAGAATTCTATAGGAGGTGATTCCTGGAGATGGTGGGATATTTCCAGCCCTATCTTCAAATGCTCCGAGAAG GTGAAAAAGTCCCTCTCAactcttcaattcaatatcaTGAAAATTCCAGTGAAGGATGTTTCTGACTGTAGAACCAAAG GTGCTACCAAACCATATGAAGCTATTTTCGTGTCTTCAGAAGCAACTAATCCCTTGATAGTAATCCTTCATGGAGGCCCACATTCTGTCTCATTAGCAAGCTTTACAAAGTCATCGGCGTTCCTCTCTTCCCTAGGGTTCAACTTGCTAATTGTGAACTACAG AGGTTCGTTAGGCTTTGGTGAGGAAGCATTGCAATCTCTTCTTGGCAGAATTGGTTCACAG GATGTGAATGATGTAATCGCTGCCATAGATCATCTGATTCACTCCGGACTGACAAACCCATCTAAGATAGCTGTTCTCGGTGGTTCCCATGGTGGATTCTTAACCACCCATTTGATTGGCCAG GCCCCTGATCgatttgctgctgctgctgcacgAAATCCTGTCTGTAACCTTGCACTGATGACTGGTACCACCGATATCCCTGATTGGTGCTATGTGGAATCCTGTGGACCCTCTTGGAAGGAAAACTATACGGAAGCTCCTTCTGCGGAGCACCTGTCTCTCTTCCACAGCAAGTCTCCCATTTCACACATCTCCAAG GTGAAAACACCGACTCTTTTCCTACTAGGAGCTCAGGATCTGCGTGTTCCAGTGTCCAATGGACTACAA TATGCTCGGGCATTGAAGGAAAGGGGCGTTGATTGCAAGATCATTGTGTTCCCGAGCGACGTTCACAGCATCGACAA ACCACAATCTGATTTCGAGAGCTTTCTCAACATAGGAGTGTGGTTCAAGAAATACTGTACATGA
- the LOC116195439 gene encoding acylamino-acid-releasing enzyme-like isoform X2 yields the protein MATLLHHFCSSSTFSNGCVKNPLQFQIRPVSFRFIFPPHPRRISLSPQRLLVSFSMDSHGAGYPKEAPFGVDMAMEEEYAAQSKLLQDFVSICNIERAWTFKSENGKGSMGMFSVSQPNLLANKRKKFIISAHISKERTEAPTFQWSPFPVEMTGVSTIVPSPSGSKLLVVRNADNECPTQFEIWSHCQLENEFQIAQSVHGSVYTDGWFEGISWNSEENLIAYVAEVPAPPKPTFNSNGYKKGGSNEKDCSSWKGQGEFEEEWGETYAGKRQPGIFVINLESGEVRTLGGISKSLSVGQVVWAPEIEGIHQYLVFVGWSADKRKLGIKYCYNRPCALYSGRSPFHCEANEVESKNNVAEDFPLCNLTPSISSACHPRFSPDGKYLLFLSCKSSVDSGAHSATNSLHRIHWLIDGKLNSSETLYDVIPIIMNSEEGSFPGLYCLSLLKNPWLSDGRTMVLTSIWGSIEVILTVDVLSGNVSRVSPVKSNSSWSILALDRDNILAVTSSPVDVPQINYGLLIENSIGGDSWRWWDISSPIFKCSEKVKKSLSTLQFNIMKIPVKDVSDCRTKGATKPYEAIFVSSEATNPLIVILHGGPHSVSLASFTKSSAFLSSLGFNLLIVNYRGSLGFGEEALQSLLGRIGSQDVNDVIAAIDHLIHSGLTNPSKIAVLGGSHGGFLTTHLIGQAPDRFAAAAARNPVCNLALMTGTTDIPDWCYVESCGPSWKENYTEAPSAEHLSLFHSKSPISHISKVKTPTLFLLGAQDLRVPVSNGLQYARALKERGVDCKIIVFPSDVHSIDKPQSDFESFLNIGVWFKKYCT from the exons ATGGCGACACTGCTCCACCACTTCTGCAGCAGCTCCACCTTCTCCAATGGCTGCGTGAAGAACCCGCTCCAATTCCAAATTCGACCTGTCTCCTTCCGTTTTATATTTCCTCCTCACCCTCGACGCATTTCTCTCTCCCCACA AAGGCTGCTGGTTTCATTTTCTATGGATTCTCACGGGGCTGGTTATCCAAAGGAGGCACCTTTTGGTGTGGACAtggcaatggaagaagaataTGCTGCTCAGTCGAAAttgcttcaggacttcgttAGCATATGCAATATCGAACGGGCTTGGACTTTCAAATCTGAAAATG GAAAAGGATCGATGGGAATGTTTTCAGTCAGCCAACCGAATCTTCTTGCAAACAAGAGGAAGAAATTTATCATATCTGCTCATATTTCGAAAGAGCGTACTGAAGCCCCAACGTTTCAGTGGTCCCCTTTTCCTGTGGAGATGACAGGTGTATCCACAATTGTTCCTTCTCCCTCGGGTTCAAAGCTCCTCGTGGTTCGAAACGCCGATAATGAATGTCCCACGCAATTTGAGATCTGGAGTCACTGCCAGCTTGAAAATGAGTTCCAAATCGCCCAGTCTGTTCATGGTTCTGTCTACACTGATGGATG GTTTGAGGGTATATCTTGGAACTCAGAAGAGAATCTTATTGCCTATGTTGCTGAAGTGCCTGCTCCCCCAAAGCCCACCTTCAATAGTAATGGGTATAAGAAAGGTGGCTCAAATGAAAAGGACTGCAGCAGCTGGAAAGGTCAGGGGGAGTTTGAAGAGGAATGGGGTGAAACCTACGCGGGAAAAAGACAACCTGGGATCTTTGTCATTAACCTCGAAAG TGGCGAAGTGCGAACTCTTGGAGGGATTTCGAAGTCTTTAAGTGTTGGCCAAGTTGTGTGGGCCCCAGAAATAGAAGGAATTCATCAATATTTGGTTTTTGTTGGGTGGTCAGCCGATAAAAGAAAACTTGGTATAAAGTACTGCTACAATAGGCCTTGTGCATTATACTCAGGCAGGTCCCCTTTCCATTGTGAAGCTAATGAAGTTGAATCTAA AAACAACGTGGCCGAAGATTTTCCTTTGTGTAACCTGACTCCAAGCATAAGCAGTGCCTGCCATCCACGGTTTAG TCCCGACGGAAAGTATCTTCTGTTCTTATCTTGTAAGAGCTCAGTGGATTCTGGGGCTCACTCGGCGACAAATTCACTTCATAGAATACATTGGCTCATTGATGGAAAGTTGAATTCTTCAGAGACACTTTACGATGTG ATTCCCATTATCATGAATTCAGAAGAAGGATCCTTTCCCGGTCTATACTGCTTAAGCCTTCTTAAGAATCCATGGCTTTCTGATGGTCGCACAATGGTGTTGACTTCCATATGGGGCAGTATTGAAGTGATACTCACAGTCGATGTGTTGAG TGGGAATGTATCACGTGTGAGCCCAGTTAAGTCAAACTCTTCATGGAGTATTCTTGCGTTGGACAGGGACAATATCCTTGCTG TGACTAGCAGTCCAGTAGATGTTCCCCAGATCAATTACGGTCTTCTTATTGAGAATTCTATAGGAGGTGATTCCTGGAGATGGTGGGATATTTCCAGCCCTATCTTCAAATGCTCCGAGAAG GTGAAAAAGTCCCTCTCAactcttcaattcaatatcaTGAAAATTCCAGTGAAGGATGTTTCTGACTGTAGAACCAAAG GTGCTACCAAACCATATGAAGCTATTTTCGTGTCTTCAGAAGCAACTAATCCCTTGATAGTAATCCTTCATGGAGGCCCACATTCTGTCTCATTAGCAAGCTTTACAAAGTCATCGGCGTTCCTCTCTTCCCTAGGGTTCAACTTGCTAATTGTGAACTACAG AGGTTCGTTAGGCTTTGGTGAGGAAGCATTGCAATCTCTTCTTGGCAGAATTGGTTCACAG GATGTGAATGATGTAATCGCTGCCATAGATCATCTGATTCACTCCGGACTGACAAACCCATCTAAGATAGCTGTTCTCGGTGGTTCCCATGGTGGATTCTTAACCACCCATTTGATTGGCCAG GCCCCTGATCgatttgctgctgctgctgcacgAAATCCTGTCTGTAACCTTGCACTGATGACTGGTACCACCGATATCCCTGATTGGTGCTATGTGGAATCCTGTGGACCCTCTTGGAAGGAAAACTATACGGAAGCTCCTTCTGCGGAGCACCTGTCTCTCTTCCACAGCAAGTCTCCCATTTCACACATCTCCAAG GTGAAAACACCGACTCTTTTCCTACTAGGAGCTCAGGATCTGCGTGTTCCAGTGTCCAATGGACTACAA TATGCTCGGGCATTGAAGGAAAGGGGCGTTGATTGCAAGATCATTGTGTTCCCGAGCGACGTTCACAGCATCGACAA ACCACAATCTGATTTCGAGAGCTTTCTCAACATAGGAGTGTGGTTCAAGAAATACTGTACATGA
- the LOC116195439 gene encoding acylamino-acid-releasing enzyme-like isoform X3: protein MDSHGAGYPKEAPFGVDMAMEEEYAAQSKLLQDFVSICNIERAWTFKSENGKGSMGMFSVSQPNLLANKRKKFIISAHISKERTEAPTFQWSPFPVEMTGVSTIVPSPSGSKLLVVRNADNECPTQFEIWSHCQLENEFQIAQSVHGSVYTDGWFEGISWNSEENLIAYVAEVPAPPKPTFNSNGYKKGGSNEKDCSSWKGQGEFEEEWGETYAGKRQPGIFVINLESGEVRTLGGISKSLSVGQVVWAPEIEGIHQYLVFVGWSADKRKLGIKYCYNRPCALYSGRSPFHCEANEVESKNNVAEDFPLCNLTPSISSACHPRFSPDGKYLLFLSCKSSVDSGAHSATNSLHRIHWLIDGKLNSSETLYDVIPIIMNSEEGSFPGLYCLSLLKNPWLSDGRTMVLTSIWGSIEVILTVDVLSGNVSRVSPVKSNSSWSILALDRDNILAVTSSPVDVPQINYGLLIENSIGGDSWRWWDISSPIFKCSEKVKKSLSTLQFNIMKIPVKDVSDCRTKGATKPYEAIFVSSEATNPLIVILHGGPHSVSLASFTKSSAFLSSLGFNLLIVNYRGSLGFGEEALQSLLGRIGSQDVNDVIAAIDHLIHSGLTNPSKIAVLGGSHGGFLTTHLIGQAPDRFAAAAARNPVCNLALMTGTTDIPDWCYVESCGPSWKENYTEAPSAEHLSLFHSKSPISHISKVKTPTLFLLGAQDLRVPVSNGLQYARALKERGVDCKIIVFPSDVHSIDKPQSDFESFLNIGVWFKKYCT, encoded by the exons ATGGATTCTCACGGGGCTGGTTATCCAAAGGAGGCACCTTTTGGTGTGGACAtggcaatggaagaagaataTGCTGCTCAGTCGAAAttgcttcaggacttcgttAGCATATGCAATATCGAACGGGCTTGGACTTTCAAATCTGAAAATG GAAAAGGATCGATGGGAATGTTTTCAGTCAGCCAACCGAATCTTCTTGCAAACAAGAGGAAGAAATTTATCATATCTGCTCATATTTCGAAAGAGCGTACTGAAGCCCCAACGTTTCAGTGGTCCCCTTTTCCTGTGGAGATGACAGGTGTATCCACAATTGTTCCTTCTCCCTCGGGTTCAAAGCTCCTCGTGGTTCGAAACGCCGATAATGAATGTCCCACGCAATTTGAGATCTGGAGTCACTGCCAGCTTGAAAATGAGTTCCAAATCGCCCAGTCTGTTCATGGTTCTGTCTACACTGATGGATG GTTTGAGGGTATATCTTGGAACTCAGAAGAGAATCTTATTGCCTATGTTGCTGAAGTGCCTGCTCCCCCAAAGCCCACCTTCAATAGTAATGGGTATAAGAAAGGTGGCTCAAATGAAAAGGACTGCAGCAGCTGGAAAGGTCAGGGGGAGTTTGAAGAGGAATGGGGTGAAACCTACGCGGGAAAAAGACAACCTGGGATCTTTGTCATTAACCTCGAAAG TGGCGAAGTGCGAACTCTTGGAGGGATTTCGAAGTCTTTAAGTGTTGGCCAAGTTGTGTGGGCCCCAGAAATAGAAGGAATTCATCAATATTTGGTTTTTGTTGGGTGGTCAGCCGATAAAAGAAAACTTGGTATAAAGTACTGCTACAATAGGCCTTGTGCATTATACTCAGGCAGGTCCCCTTTCCATTGTGAAGCTAATGAAGTTGAATCTAA AAACAACGTGGCCGAAGATTTTCCTTTGTGTAACCTGACTCCAAGCATAAGCAGTGCCTGCCATCCACGGTTTAG TCCCGACGGAAAGTATCTTCTGTTCTTATCTTGTAAGAGCTCAGTGGATTCTGGGGCTCACTCGGCGACAAATTCACTTCATAGAATACATTGGCTCATTGATGGAAAGTTGAATTCTTCAGAGACACTTTACGATGTG ATTCCCATTATCATGAATTCAGAAGAAGGATCCTTTCCCGGTCTATACTGCTTAAGCCTTCTTAAGAATCCATGGCTTTCTGATGGTCGCACAATGGTGTTGACTTCCATATGGGGCAGTATTGAAGTGATACTCACAGTCGATGTGTTGAG TGGGAATGTATCACGTGTGAGCCCAGTTAAGTCAAACTCTTCATGGAGTATTCTTGCGTTGGACAGGGACAATATCCTTGCTG TGACTAGCAGTCCAGTAGATGTTCCCCAGATCAATTACGGTCTTCTTATTGAGAATTCTATAGGAGGTGATTCCTGGAGATGGTGGGATATTTCCAGCCCTATCTTCAAATGCTCCGAGAAG GTGAAAAAGTCCCTCTCAactcttcaattcaatatcaTGAAAATTCCAGTGAAGGATGTTTCTGACTGTAGAACCAAAG GTGCTACCAAACCATATGAAGCTATTTTCGTGTCTTCAGAAGCAACTAATCCCTTGATAGTAATCCTTCATGGAGGCCCACATTCTGTCTCATTAGCAAGCTTTACAAAGTCATCGGCGTTCCTCTCTTCCCTAGGGTTCAACTTGCTAATTGTGAACTACAG AGGTTCGTTAGGCTTTGGTGAGGAAGCATTGCAATCTCTTCTTGGCAGAATTGGTTCACAG GATGTGAATGATGTAATCGCTGCCATAGATCATCTGATTCACTCCGGACTGACAAACCCATCTAAGATAGCTGTTCTCGGTGGTTCCCATGGTGGATTCTTAACCACCCATTTGATTGGCCAG GCCCCTGATCgatttgctgctgctgctgcacgAAATCCTGTCTGTAACCTTGCACTGATGACTGGTACCACCGATATCCCTGATTGGTGCTATGTGGAATCCTGTGGACCCTCTTGGAAGGAAAACTATACGGAAGCTCCTTCTGCGGAGCACCTGTCTCTCTTCCACAGCAAGTCTCCCATTTCACACATCTCCAAG GTGAAAACACCGACTCTTTTCCTACTAGGAGCTCAGGATCTGCGTGTTCCAGTGTCCAATGGACTACAA TATGCTCGGGCATTGAAGGAAAGGGGCGTTGATTGCAAGATCATTGTGTTCCCGAGCGACGTTCACAGCATCGACAA ACCACAATCTGATTTCGAGAGCTTTCTCAACATAGGAGTGTGGTTCAAGAAATACTGTACATGA